One Mycolicibacter sp. MU0083 DNA window includes the following coding sequences:
- a CDS encoding acyl-CoA thioesterase, whose protein sequence is MTDAAHPFDRALQLQTVDAGTVRGTTRPDWANMVGPFGGITAAVLLRAVENRPDRIGDPLALTVNFAAPIADGDFDIALRAARTNRSNQHWMLELRQGDEVKTTATALFGLHRDTWADDESRPPSVPAPEDVAPGSFVDAIVWPKRYDMRFAEGPVPLRAVEPSASSTTTLWVRDAEGRPLDFAGLACLSDVFFPRAFLRRGKFLPAGTISLTTYFHADRTEIEAVGADYLLASAHANRFSRGYFDQSAHLWSRNGRLLASTHQLVYFKD, encoded by the coding sequence GTGACCGACGCCGCCCACCCCTTCGACCGCGCCCTGCAGCTTCAGACCGTCGACGCCGGCACCGTCCGCGGGACCACCCGCCCGGACTGGGCGAACATGGTGGGACCGTTCGGGGGCATCACCGCCGCGGTGCTGTTGCGCGCCGTGGAGAACCGCCCCGACCGCATCGGTGACCCGTTGGCACTGACCGTCAACTTCGCCGCGCCCATCGCCGACGGCGACTTCGACATCGCGCTGCGTGCCGCGCGCACCAATCGCAGCAACCAGCACTGGATGCTGGAGCTGCGCCAGGGCGACGAGGTCAAGACCACCGCCACCGCCCTGTTCGGTCTGCACCGCGACACCTGGGCCGACGACGAGTCCCGTCCGCCGAGCGTGCCCGCCCCCGAAGACGTCGCCCCCGGCTCGTTCGTCGACGCCATCGTGTGGCCGAAGCGCTACGACATGCGTTTCGCCGAGGGACCGGTACCGCTGCGGGCGGTAGAACCCAGCGCGTCGTCGACCACCACCTTGTGGGTGCGCGACGCCGAGGGCCGGCCGCTGGACTTCGCCGGGCTGGCCTGCCTGTCGGATGTGTTCTTCCCACGGGCGTTTCTGCGGCGCGGCAAGTTCCTGCCCGCCGGCACCATCTCGCTGACCACCTACTTCCACGCCGACCGCACCGAAATCGAGGCGGTGGGAGCCGATTACCTGCTGGCCAGCGCGCACGCCAACCGGTTCTCCCGGGGCTATTTCGACCAGAGCGCGCACCTGTGGTCGCGCAACGGGCGGTTGCTGGCCAGCACCCATCAACTGGTTTATTTCAAAGACTGA
- a CDS encoding transposase translates to MVDWSYRSNYINKHGVSSEEADEAISDPARVTLTPDPASISGRSVRVIGYSMTASAVLTVIVLEHEGTTIGVNAWRANDLDRRRYNGTEKS, encoded by the coding sequence ATGGTCGATTGGTCGTACCGGAGCAACTACATCAACAAGCACGGCGTCAGTTCGGAAGAAGCCGACGAAGCGATATCCGATCCCGCACGTGTGACACTCACGCCTGATCCGGCATCGATATCAGGCCGAAGTGTCCGTGTTATCGGCTATTCAATGACCGCCTCAGCCGTCCTGACAGTCATCGTGCTCGAACACGAAGGCACCACCATCGGCGTTAATGCCTGGAGGGCCAACGACTTAGATCGGCGACGCTACAACGGCACGGAGAAATCATGA
- a CDS encoding FAD-binding domain: MRIAISGAGVAGTALAHWLRRAGHTPTVIERAPAFRTGGYMIDFWGVGYQVARRMGIEEQVLDKGYPIESVRSVGDDGHIRAALDAEVFRHLVGDAFTSLPRGDLAAAIHATIADDVEMIYGDSITAIDARDDGVRLSFAHAGPREFDLLIGADGLHSNVRRLVFGPDADFEHYLGCKVAAAVVDGYRPRDELAYVSYAVPGRQVSRVALRDDRTLVLFVFRDDSPDVPADPTAVLHQQFSDAGWECPQLLAAVDELADPDDLYFDVVSQVRMPHWSHGRVLLVGDAAGCISLLGGEGTGLAITEAYVLAGELHRAAGDHRRAFDAYQARLRPFIDAKQAGARQFLGFFATRTRFGLWFRNQALRAMNLRLLTTLFAGSVRDDFELPDYDL, translated from the coding sequence ATGCGGATCGCGATCAGCGGTGCGGGGGTAGCCGGAACGGCGCTCGCCCACTGGCTGCGCCGCGCCGGGCACACCCCGACCGTCATCGAGCGGGCCCCGGCCTTCCGTACCGGCGGCTACATGATCGACTTCTGGGGCGTGGGCTATCAGGTGGCCCGTCGCATGGGTATCGAGGAGCAGGTCCTCGACAAGGGGTATCCGATCGAGTCGGTGCGCTCGGTCGGCGACGACGGGCACATCCGGGCCGCCTTGGACGCCGAGGTGTTTCGGCACCTTGTCGGCGACGCCTTCACCAGTCTGCCGCGCGGTGACCTGGCGGCCGCCATCCATGCCACGATCGCCGACGACGTCGAGATGATCTACGGCGACAGCATCACCGCGATCGACGCCCGCGACGACGGGGTCCGGCTGTCGTTCGCCCATGCCGGCCCGCGCGAGTTCGATCTGCTGATCGGCGCCGACGGACTGCACTCCAATGTGCGCCGGCTGGTGTTCGGGCCCGACGCCGACTTCGAGCACTATCTGGGCTGCAAGGTGGCCGCCGCCGTCGTCGACGGGTATCGGCCGCGCGACGAGCTGGCGTACGTGAGTTACGCGGTGCCCGGCCGGCAGGTGTCACGCGTCGCGCTGCGCGACGACCGCACCCTGGTGCTGTTCGTGTTCCGCGACGACTCCCCGGATGTTCCCGCGGACCCGACCGCAGTTCTGCACCAACAGTTCTCCGATGCCGGCTGGGAGTGCCCGCAGCTGCTGGCCGCCGTCGACGAGCTGGCCGACCCCGACGACCTCTACTTCGACGTGGTCAGCCAGGTCCGGATGCCGCACTGGTCACACGGGCGGGTGCTGTTGGTCGGCGACGCCGCCGGCTGTATCTCACTGCTCGGCGGTGAGGGCACCGGCCTGGCGATCACCGAAGCCTACGTGCTGGCCGGGGAACTGCACCGTGCCGCGGGCGATCACCGCCGGGCGTTCGACGCCTACCAGGCGCGACTGCGCCCGTTCATCGACGCCAAGCAGGCCGGCGCACGACAGTTCCTCGGGTTCTTCGCCACCCGAACACGATTCGGCCTGTGGTTCCGCAATCAGGCGTTGCGGGCGATGAACCTGCGGCTGCTGACGACCCTGTTCGCCGGCAGTGTGCGCGACGATTTCGAACTGCCCGACTACGACCTGTGA
- a CDS encoding ADP-ribosylglycohydrolase family protein, with the protein MSLTAAQRDRACGALLATAAGDALGAGYEFDGPRGPHEPIDMIGGGIGPFEPGEWTDDTSMAIAIAEAAATGADLRSAAALDGVVARWLDWSHGAKDVGIQTRAVLSAAGRRGISAQTAWEESAALHERSGRTAGNGSLMRTAPVALAYLDDEAGLVAAARTVSELTHYDPDAGDACVLWCTAIRHAVLTGQLDVRVGLGHLDAERRLVWQQRLEEAENAEPSGFSRTNGWVVAALQGAWSAIAGTTVPDQDPRAEVFRVDHLRLALEAAVRGGGDTDTVAAIAGGLLGAVYGATAVPSAWRLQLGGWPGLRTRGLIQLAEQIIDKGAPDGFDYTYDGYPGARPPVAHPYDEKVWIGGVAALHHLPDGVDAVVSLCRVADEDLPAGATHLDVRLIDQVGANPNLDFVLVDTVRAIEQLRAQGRTVFVHCVQAYSRTPTIAALYGARLRGVGMERALRDARAVLPDSLPNRDFREALVRLDR; encoded by the coding sequence ATGAGTCTTACTGCTGCACAACGTGACCGGGCCTGCGGTGCGCTGCTGGCCACCGCCGCCGGCGACGCCCTGGGCGCCGGGTATGAGTTCGACGGGCCCCGCGGGCCGCACGAGCCCATCGACATGATCGGCGGGGGCATCGGGCCGTTCGAGCCCGGTGAATGGACCGACGACACCTCGATGGCGATCGCGATCGCCGAGGCCGCCGCCACCGGCGCCGACCTGCGCTCCGCGGCCGCACTGGACGGTGTCGTCGCCCGCTGGCTGGACTGGTCGCACGGAGCCAAGGACGTCGGCATCCAGACCCGCGCGGTGCTCTCGGCGGCCGGCCGCCGCGGCATCAGCGCGCAGACGGCGTGGGAGGAATCCGCCGCACTGCATGAACGCAGCGGCCGCACCGCCGGCAACGGGTCGTTGATGCGGACCGCGCCGGTGGCGTTGGCCTACCTCGACGACGAGGCCGGACTGGTCGCTGCGGCGCGAACGGTCAGCGAACTCACCCACTACGACCCGGACGCCGGGGACGCGTGCGTGCTGTGGTGCACCGCGATCCGTCATGCCGTGTTGACCGGGCAACTCGACGTGCGCGTCGGGCTCGGCCACCTCGACGCCGAGCGCCGGCTGGTGTGGCAGCAGCGCCTCGAGGAAGCGGAAAACGCTGAGCCGAGTGGCTTTTCCCGCACCAACGGCTGGGTGGTCGCGGCGCTGCAGGGTGCCTGGTCGGCGATCGCCGGCACCACGGTTCCCGACCAGGACCCGCGGGCCGAGGTGTTCCGCGTCGATCACCTGCGGCTGGCGTTGGAAGCGGCGGTGCGCGGCGGCGGCGACACCGACACCGTCGCCGCGATCGCCGGCGGGCTGCTGGGGGCGGTCTACGGTGCCACCGCGGTGCCGTCGGCGTGGCGTCTGCAGCTCGGCGGATGGCCGGGCCTGCGCACCCGCGGGCTGATCCAGCTGGCCGAGCAGATCATCGACAAGGGTGCACCCGACGGATTCGACTACACCTATGACGGATATCCCGGGGCGCGCCCGCCCGTCGCACATCCCTACGACGAAAAGGTGTGGATCGGCGGGGTCGCGGCGCTGCACCACCTGCCCGACGGCGTCGACGCGGTGGTGTCACTGTGCCGGGTCGCCGACGAGGATCTACCAGCCGGGGCGACGCACCTCGACGTCCGGCTGATCGACCAGGTGGGGGCGAACCCGAACCTGGACTTCGTTCTGGTCGACACCGTCCGGGCGATCGAGCAGCTGCGGGCCCAGGGCCGCACCGTGTTCGTGCACTGCGTGCAGGCCTACAGCCGCACCCCCACCATCGCCGCGCTGTACGGGGCGCGGCTGCGCGGCGTCGGGATGGAGCGCGCGTTGCGCGATGCGCGTGCGGTGCTACCGGATTCGTTGCCCAACAGGGACTTCCGGGAAGCGCTGGTGCGGTTGGATCGGTAA
- a CDS encoding DUF6745 domain-containing protein, whose amino-acid sequence MLGRLWDAIFGEPEPIPDRPPLLKLTIEQGARLTPFTEQWIETARSTMPLTDDEWRTWEAGMQAGYAAAGRRWPGVVVRVGSPVVGALAASVAVQVLGQLRRDGVVYAAAIDARIRELTEHGVDAELRPAVTAAATEAVRGALAQSAATSSPPTDCPDWVQFPRSDLVAAMCDVGARSIYHKAFKRVWLPVQYAVDFPIFNPLTTAIGDAVPDGWSYEQSYRMHCESAFAAFVRDEAKVPLDEALLRYSEARQNMLLTPLWWTAHYFVMVCDRPTELHLDEYDGAGRLHNASGPAVRWADGRGLYFWHGTPVPAELIGADWDVARILAEPNLELRRSAIERLGWDRFVADAGFRLVHEAPDPANAGQRLRLYDVPRDAVGTRLRVLVCSNATRERDGTRRSFGILVPTDCRTALAAAAWTFDVPVAAYAGLARAT is encoded by the coding sequence GTGTTGGGGAGGCTGTGGGATGCGATCTTCGGTGAACCGGAGCCCATCCCTGACAGACCGCCGCTGCTGAAGCTGACCATCGAACAAGGCGCACGGTTGACGCCGTTCACCGAGCAGTGGATCGAGACCGCCAGATCCACCATGCCGCTCACCGACGACGAGTGGCGCACCTGGGAAGCTGGGATGCAGGCCGGTTATGCCGCCGCCGGTCGGCGCTGGCCCGGAGTGGTGGTGCGGGTCGGGTCGCCGGTGGTGGGTGCACTGGCCGCATCAGTCGCAGTGCAGGTGCTCGGGCAGCTTCGCCGCGACGGGGTCGTCTATGCCGCAGCGATCGACGCCCGGATCCGCGAGCTGACCGAGCACGGGGTTGATGCCGAACTCCGCCCGGCGGTCACTGCTGCGGCTACCGAGGCGGTGCGTGGCGCCCTGGCGCAATCCGCCGCGACTTCCTCGCCGCCTACCGATTGTCCGGACTGGGTGCAGTTCCCCCGGTCCGACCTGGTGGCTGCGATGTGCGACGTAGGCGCCAGATCGATCTATCACAAGGCTTTCAAGCGGGTCTGGCTTCCGGTCCAATATGCGGTCGACTTCCCGATCTTTAATCCGCTCACGACCGCTATCGGTGACGCGGTCCCGGACGGGTGGAGCTACGAGCAGTCCTATCGCATGCACTGCGAATCGGCTTTCGCCGCGTTCGTCCGGGATGAGGCGAAAGTTCCGCTCGACGAAGCGCTCTTGCGATACAGCGAAGCCCGCCAGAACATGCTCCTGACGCCGCTGTGGTGGACGGCGCACTATTTCGTGATGGTTTGTGATCGACCCACCGAACTGCATCTGGACGAATACGACGGGGCTGGTCGGTTGCACAACGCTTCTGGCCCGGCGGTCCGCTGGGCCGACGGTCGTGGACTGTACTTCTGGCATGGCACCCCAGTGCCGGCCGAGTTGATCGGCGCCGACTGGGATGTCGCCCGGATCCTGGCCGAACCCAATCTGGAGCTTCGTCGCAGCGCGATCGAACGCCTGGGCTGGGATCGTTTCGTCGCCGATGCGGGTTTTCGGCTGGTGCATGAGGCACCCGATCCGGCGAACGCCGGGCAACGGCTGCGGTTGTACGACGTGCCGCGGGATGCGGTGGGTACCCGATTGCGGGTGCTGGTGTGCAGCAACGCGACCCGGGAACGCGACGGCACCCGCCGCAGCTTCGGAATCCTGGTTCCGACCGACTGCCGCACCGCGCTGGCCGCCGCGGCATGGACCTTCGATGTGCCGGTTGCCGCCTATGCCGGCCTGGCCCGCGCAACCTGA
- a CDS encoding oxidoreductase, whose protein sequence is MSFSIADAPDQSGRTFVVTGANGGLGEVVTRTLAAKGATVVMACRNAAKAQQVADGIDGDVQVAELDLASLASVRDFAAKQGGFDVLVNNAGIMNIPMRRTVDGFETQFGVNHLGHFALTGLLLDRITDRVVTVASIAHKQTPKFWIDDLNYDNRFYQRNLAYAQSKLANLMFARELQRRLVAAGSPLRSYAVHPGVSNTYLFDNDKTPIGLIYKYGLPLLGQPPERGAESTVYAASVADADPAIYWGPTKLGESRGPMGRCPSSKLSKDQNLWRRLWEESEKMTGVSYPL, encoded by the coding sequence ATGTCTTTTTCAATCGCCGACGCCCCCGACCAGTCCGGCCGCACCTTCGTGGTGACCGGCGCCAACGGCGGCCTGGGTGAGGTGGTCACCCGCACCCTGGCCGCCAAGGGCGCCACCGTGGTGATGGCCTGCCGCAACGCCGCCAAGGCCCAGCAGGTCGCCGACGGCATCGACGGTGACGTGCAGGTCGCCGAACTGGATCTGGCCAGCCTGGCCTCGGTGCGCGACTTCGCCGCCAAGCAAGGCGGCTTCGATGTGCTGGTCAACAACGCCGGGATCATGAACATCCCGATGCGGCGCACCGTCGACGGTTTCGAGACGCAGTTCGGGGTCAACCACCTGGGGCACTTCGCGCTCACCGGCCTGCTGCTCGACCGCATCACCGACCGGGTGGTGACCGTCGCCAGCATCGCCCACAAGCAGACCCCGAAGTTCTGGATCGACGACCTGAACTACGACAACCGCTTCTACCAGCGCAACCTGGCCTACGCCCAGTCCAAGCTGGCCAACCTGATGTTCGCCCGCGAACTGCAGCGCCGACTGGTCGCGGCCGGCTCGCCGCTGCGTTCCTACGCGGTGCATCCCGGGGTGTCGAACACCTACCTGTTCGACAACGACAAGACCCCGATCGGCCTGATCTACAAGTACGGTCTGCCGCTGCTGGGTCAGCCGCCGGAGCGCGGCGCCGAGTCCACGGTGTATGCGGCCAGCGTCGCCGACGCCGACCCCGCCATCTACTGGGGCCCCACCAAGCTGGGCGAGTCCCGCGGCCCGATGGGACGCTGCCCGTCGAGCAAGCTGTCGAAGGACCAGAACCTGTGGCGGCGGCTCTGGGAGGAGTCGGAGAAGATGACCGGGGTCAGCTACCCGCTGTAA
- a CDS encoding CopG family transcriptional regulator produces the protein MTSQKVTAKKDLAAILAREAAAIDADRDAPITDSTVVTRGHGRSKTLQVRLNPEELDDLERLAADRGLPTSTVAREAILHLIRPTAARSKAARRLVDDFARYLDSLASTTNQDAPGK, from the coding sequence ATGACCTCGCAAAAGGTGACGGCGAAGAAGGACCTCGCGGCGATCCTCGCCAGGGAAGCCGCGGCGATCGATGCTGACCGCGATGCCCCGATTACCGATTCCACTGTGGTGACCCGCGGTCACGGCAGAAGCAAGACCTTGCAGGTTCGGCTCAACCCTGAAGAACTAGACGACTTGGAACGCCTTGCCGCCGACCGCGGCCTGCCAACATCTACGGTCGCACGTGAAGCGATTCTCCACCTGATTCGGCCGACCGCTGCCCGCTCCAAGGCAGCCCGTCGGCTCGTCGACGACTTCGCACGTTACCTTGATTCCCTGGCGAGCACTACCAACCAGGACGCACCGGGTAAGTAG
- a CDS encoding DUF4226 domain-containing protein, with product MPEELGAHADAARARETALTQRLQRSVQADRAFATTLQGASQVAVLGRRRLDGIENEIRQALAQHRALALDTPAGARQFQRFLTAKARDIQQVLTDTTADNHRRAQATRALGGGYPREDKPDIQAVDYVTHKQSPARSDERRLNEIEAFREVFGRDPVSDSDWTTAAALDAHSYDPTRAGVDAEIRVARIEPVPGQGVVRASQWIPQRDVTSFPPWRRDSGNNRGPDPNFDPADTKVTTYIDYDNGIVVIRQNPSVELNPAGGPGRVAVSAPEGSVTQAPDGSVRIKYDAGNPLAPGVFTGPHSPLGGHRLTVNGDLVFTPGPDGVRVDGTRTDYPSLEVYQDLPDGSTRTVLIDPAQSGRSGGPALNLPFHHDVGIGGKAFAPFDHGGSWNPRFDVRTPLPATELGPTSSPPSVPAPSARPGGYPA from the coding sequence ATGCCCGAGGAACTCGGCGCCCACGCCGACGCAGCACGCGCACGCGAAACCGCTCTGACGCAACGGTTGCAGCGCTCGGTGCAGGCCGACCGGGCCTTCGCCACGACACTGCAGGGTGCATCGCAGGTGGCCGTGCTGGGTCGCCGCCGGCTCGACGGCATCGAGAACGAGATCCGCCAGGCGTTGGCCCAGCATCGCGCCCTGGCCCTGGACACCCCCGCCGGCGCCCGCCAGTTCCAGCGGTTCCTGACCGCCAAGGCCCGCGATATCCAGCAGGTACTGACCGACACCACCGCCGACAATCACCGCCGCGCCCAGGCCACCCGCGCCCTGGGCGGTGGCTACCCGCGCGAAGACAAGCCGGATATCCAAGCGGTCGACTACGTCACGCACAAGCAGTCCCCGGCCCGCTCCGACGAGCGTCGACTCAACGAGATCGAGGCTTTCCGAGAGGTTTTCGGCCGAGATCCGGTTTCGGATTCGGACTGGACGACCGCGGCCGCACTCGACGCCCACAGCTATGACCCGACGCGTGCGGGCGTGGACGCCGAGATCCGGGTGGCGCGAATCGAACCCGTGCCGGGCCAGGGTGTGGTCCGGGCCTCGCAGTGGATCCCGCAGCGGGATGTCACCAGCTTCCCACCGTGGCGACGCGACTCCGGCAACAATCGTGGCCCCGACCCGAATTTCGATCCGGCGGACACCAAGGTCACCACCTATATCGACTACGACAACGGCATCGTGGTGATACGCCAGAACCCGTCGGTCGAACTGAACCCCGCCGGCGGCCCGGGACGGGTGGCGGTCAGCGCCCCCGAGGGCAGCGTCACCCAGGCCCCCGACGGTTCGGTGCGCATCAAGTACGACGCCGGAAACCCGTTGGCGCCCGGGGTGTTCACCGGCCCACACAGTCCGCTGGGCGGCCATCGCCTCACCGTCAACGGCGACCTGGTGTTCACCCCCGGCCCGGACGGCGTGCGGGTCGACGGCACCCGCACCGACTATCCGTCACTGGAGGTCTACCAGGACCTGCCCGACGGCTCCACCCGCACGGTGTTGATCGATCCGGCCCAGTCCGGCCGCAGCGGCGGCCCGGCACTGAATCTGCCGTTCCATCACGACGTCGGCATCGGCGGCAAGGCGTTCGCGCCGTTTGACCACGGCGGAAGTTGGAATCCGCGCTTCGATGTCCGCACTCCCCTGCCCGCCACCGAATTGGGCCCGACCAGTTCACCGCCGTCGGTTCCCGCACCGTCGGCCAGACCCGGCGGCTACCCCGCCTGA
- a CDS encoding ankyrin repeat domain-containing protein — protein MLEPSLLSQEVVAAGHQMADAADAGDWPALLALLDATPALSVNQCRPGCPDWLTPLHRAARNGAPTDVVDALIARGALRSLRDARGWTPRDVALAQRHPLPLIARLTPPPSPLSQERARILNSNLEWVIDGSIHTGAAFTDHSDRDLRRALRYPPVSVLHEAPGRSVRLAVPGMAHGIRVTLRHGYLETSGAGRVHVITHRGAVLVDEGSVDMV, from the coding sequence GTGCTGGAACCTTCCCTGCTGTCGCAGGAGGTCGTCGCCGCCGGGCACCAGATGGCCGATGCGGCCGACGCCGGCGACTGGCCCGCACTGTTGGCCCTGTTGGACGCCACCCCCGCACTCAGCGTCAACCAGTGCCGGCCCGGCTGCCCCGACTGGCTCACCCCGCTGCACCGGGCGGCGCGGAACGGTGCCCCGACCGACGTCGTCGACGCACTGATTGCGCGCGGCGCGCTGCGTTCGCTGCGCGACGCCCGCGGATGGACACCGCGCGACGTGGCACTCGCCCAGCGCCATCCGCTGCCGCTGATCGCCCGGCTGACCCCACCGCCGTCGCCGCTGTCACAAGAGCGTGCCCGCATCCTCAACAGCAACCTGGAGTGGGTGATCGACGGCAGCATTCACACCGGCGCGGCCTTCACCGACCACAGCGACCGGGATCTGCGGCGCGCCCTGCGCTATCCCCCGGTGTCAGTGCTGCACGAGGCACCGGGCCGGTCGGTGCGACTGGCGGTCCCGGGCATGGCGCACGGGATCCGGGTCACGCTGCGGCACGGCTACCTGGAGACCTCCGGTGCGGGACGCGTCCACGTCATCACCCATCGGGGTGCGGTACTGGTCGATGAAGGGAGCGTGGACATGGTCTGA
- a CDS encoding lysylphosphatidylglycerol synthase transmembrane domain-containing protein, producing MRVEGRDVAVTGNLLQPLTRRTNDILRLALAALVLAAVITSSLVTRYEWVALERSVSQIVGVLSPGHANLVYLAYGLAIVVLPFAILIGLVASRQWKLLGAYAVAGVVAVASLSIRSNGLAAPSWHFDLSERLATTLAQFLDDPRWIAMLAAMLTVSGPWLPARWRRWWWTLLLAFVPIHLVVSAIVPARSLLGLAVGWFVGALVILIVGTPALEVPLDGAVRTLARRGHDITELAVIRPAGPGPLVLSTVDENPTIIELYGPNQRSGGALRQLWRKLRLRTTETAPLHASLHRAVEHRALMAICIAEAGYANTDIVAVASLDRGWTLYAHTPRRGTPIADCAASTPVGKPWESLRRLHEQQISHGDLRSKEMTVESGTVLFGGFGNAEYGATDTQLQSDIAQLLVTTTSLYDAESAVSAAIENFGHPAVLAASRRLTKSAVPSRLRNAVPEIGAVISAAREEVKRQTGTNQIQTKTITRFTRSQLIQLVLLGALVYVAYPFISQVPTFFSQLRHANWWWALVGLIVSSLTYVGAAGALWACANGLVSFRNLAIMQVANTFAATTTPAGVGGLALSTRFLQKGGLSMLRATAAVALQQSVQVIVHVILLVIFTTAAGATMDLSHFVPGATLLYLIAGVVLGLAGIVLLVPNLRRWLTTALRPRLKEVTSDLVDLAREPKRLALIVLGAAGTTLGAALALWASVEAFGGNTSFVTVTVVTMVGGTLASAAPTPGGVGAVEAALIGGLAAFGVPAALSVPAVLLYRVLTCWLPVFIGWPVMRWLTKNEMI from the coding sequence ATGCGAGTTGAGGGGCGCGACGTCGCCGTCACCGGCAACCTGCTGCAGCCGCTGACCCGACGCACCAACGACATCCTGCGCCTAGCGCTGGCTGCCCTGGTCCTCGCCGCCGTCATCACCAGCTCGCTGGTCACCCGCTACGAGTGGGTCGCCCTGGAACGCTCGGTGTCGCAGATCGTCGGCGTGCTCTCCCCCGGCCACGCCAATCTGGTCTACCTCGCCTACGGCCTGGCCATCGTGGTGTTGCCGTTCGCGATCCTGATCGGATTGGTGGCCTCCCGGCAGTGGAAACTGCTCGGGGCCTACGCGGTCGCCGGGGTGGTCGCGGTGGCGTCGCTGTCGATCCGCAGCAACGGATTGGCCGCCCCGAGCTGGCATTTCGACCTGTCCGAGCGGCTGGCCACCACGCTGGCGCAGTTCCTCGACGACCCGCGGTGGATCGCGATGCTCGCCGCGATGCTCACCGTCTCCGGCCCCTGGCTGCCGGCCCGCTGGCGCCGCTGGTGGTGGACGCTGCTGCTCGCCTTCGTCCCGATCCATCTGGTGGTCAGCGCGATCGTGCCGGCCCGCTCCCTGCTCGGCCTGGCGGTGGGCTGGTTCGTCGGCGCCCTGGTGATCCTGATCGTCGGCACCCCCGCACTCGAGGTGCCGCTCGACGGCGCGGTGCGCACCCTGGCCCGCCGCGGGCACGACATCACCGAGCTCGCGGTGATCCGGCCGGCCGGTCCCGGGCCGCTGGTGCTGTCCACCGTCGACGAGAACCCGACGATCATCGAACTGTACGGCCCCAATCAGCGCAGCGGCGGCGCGCTGCGTCAGCTGTGGCGCAAACTGCGGTTGCGCACCACCGAGACCGCGCCGCTGCACGCCTCCCTACACCGGGCGGTGGAGCATCGCGCGCTGATGGCGATCTGCATCGCCGAAGCCGGGTACGCCAACACCGATATCGTCGCGGTGGCCTCCCTGGACCGGGGCTGGACGCTGTATGCGCACACCCCGCGGCGCGGCACCCCGATCGCCGACTGCGCGGCCAGCACCCCGGTGGGCAAGCCGTGGGAGTCGTTGCGGCGGCTGCACGAACAGCAGATCTCGCACGGCGACCTGCGCAGCAAGGAGATGACGGTCGAGTCCGGCACCGTATTGTTCGGCGGTTTCGGCAACGCCGAATACGGTGCCACCGACACCCAGTTGCAGTCCGACATCGCCCAGTTGCTGGTGACGACGACGTCGCTCTACGACGCCGAATCCGCGGTCAGCGCGGCGATCGAGAACTTCGGCCATCCCGCGGTGCTGGCCGCCTCGCGCCGGCTCACCAAATCGGCGGTGCCGTCGCGGCTGCGCAACGCCGTCCCGGAGATCGGCGCGGTGATCTCCGCGGCCCGCGAAGAGGTCAAACGCCAGACCGGCACCAACCAGATCCAGACCAAGACCATCACCCGGTTCACCCGCAGTCAGCTGATCCAGTTGGTGTTGCTGGGCGCGCTGGTCTACGTCGCCTATCCGTTCATCAGCCAGGTGCCGACGTTCTTCTCCCAACTGCGGCACGCGAACTGGTGGTGGGCGCTGGTCGGGCTGATCGTGTCGTCGCTGACCTATGTCGGTGCGGCCGGGGCGCTGTGGGCGTGCGCCAACGGGCTGGTCAGCTTCCGCAATCTGGCGATCATGCAGGTGGCCAACACTTTTGCCGCCACCACCACCCCGGCCGGGGTGGGCGGTCTGGCGTTGAGCACCCGGTTCCTGCAGAAGGGCGGGCTGAGCATGCTGCGCGCCACCGCCGCGGTGGCGTTGCAGCAGTCGGTGCAGGTGATCGTGCACGTGATCCTGCTGGTCATCTTCACCACCGCCGCCGGCGCCACGATGGACCTGTCGCACTTCGTGCCCGGCGCGACGCTGCTGTACCTGATCGCCGGGGTGGTGCTGGGCCTGGCCGGCATCGTGCTGCTGGTGCCCAACCTGCGCCGGTGGTTGACCACCGCGCTGCGGCCCCGCCTCAAAGAGGTCACCTCCGATCTGGTGGATCTGGCCCGCGAACCCAAGCGGCTGGCGCTGATCGTGCTGGGCGCGGCCGGCACCACATTGGGTGCGGCACTGGCGTTGTGGGCCAGTGTCGAGGCGTTCGGCGGCAACACGTCGTTCGTGACGGTGACGGTGGTGACGATGGTCGGCGGCACGCTGGCGTCCGCGGCGCCGACGCCCGGCGGGGTGGGCGCGGTGGAGGCCGCCCTGATCGGTGGGCTGGCCGCGTTCGGTGTGCCCGCTGCGCTGTCGGTGCCGGCGGTGCTGCTCTACCGGGTGCTGACCTGCTGGTTGCCGGTGTTCATCGGCTGGCCGGTGATGCGCTGGCTGACCAAGAACGAGATGATCTGA